One genomic segment of Plasmodium vivax chromosome 9, whole genome shotgun sequence includes these proteins:
- a CDS encoding hypothetical protein, conserved (encoded by transcript PVX_092160A): MIKFAVGIICYYIVYGSYHVYQNVRTPVYDHSRDGKESGKEQEGPHVGEKYIHRPFRNFFKQKDKVDYHLYMSCEEDIDLNRYVNEKEKYLKKNKNFINVYNFNNVSYDWSYSHPAGGGGNKWWNVLSPRKYPSVKLTIPRKLIKKNKEIYLHIITYVNGELYRHGFVTSALTRGKRGGKKWTRKEKYLWERFLDEEEDDEEEEEEEEEEEEEDDEVDEAYNGQYGGHYTGEYNEQHAEQHADDAEGHNEAEEGDDDDDDEEEEEKEAEGENDEETQTGDASNEGQKKSSGVATHEGVKKKNKKMKAKKRHAKKTKQKIFYIPKKVKFGPVIEHNDINVNKIGFFSNIFLDKENSVYLLPTYYNDHLTAEDEYELLQIGGEGEKEDVGKKKKKKNAQEDNEMYSKDNHTQMGNVIEIEYSPISLPQFNLYNIIIFNVNYAKEKYKIAAYDLDSLVIHFCGNISLCLIICLLCLILLLIDLVALVFDLTSWNRLNGLYSFSSDALHFKFLFSMFIFLYLKNKSNCKILMVFCVAKMAVCLWKLLDRYDIEFMEVHPYVCITSSTGGGAGSAGSARSGVGGGSGNDNPGNGGGSGSGSGGGAGTHKRQSRSEVEDLERYIKMKMPNVMICTVVSTCAYNFMYTQYDSVYAFIIHSVAVCSYIFNFLFMCPQIVRNYHTKTVERVPLFFFFFLFLYAIMDDLFALVLRMPLVHKWNALGDDLVFFIFLLQYCVYKKGDSRVAPGEAPAAPPGTKAQRECKKRK, encoded by the coding sequence atgataaaattcgCAGTGGGAATCATATGCTACTACATCGTGTACGGCTCATACCACGTTTACCAAAATGTAAGGACCCCCGTGTATGATCACTCAAGGGATGGGAAGGAAAGCGGAAAGGAGCAGGAGGGACCTCACGTGGGTGAGAAATATATCCATAGACCGTTcagaaattttttcaaacaaaAAGACAAAGTGGATTATCACCTGTACATGTCATGTGAAGAAGATATTGACCTGAACAGATACGTAaatgagaaagaaaaatatttgaagaaaaataaaaattttattaacgtgtataattttaataacgtTTCGTATGATTGGAGTTACAGTCatcctgcaggggggggaggaaacaaGTGGTGGAATGTCCTCTCGCCAAGGAAGTATCCTTCTGTTAAGCTGACCATCCCAAGGAAACTCATAAAGAAGAACAAAGAAATTTACCTGCACATAATTACCTACGTGAATGGAGAACTGTACAGGCACGGCTTCGTCACGAGCGCTCTCACGAGGGGGAAAcgcggggggaagaagtggacGCGCAAGGAGAAGTACCTCTGGGAGCGCTTCCtagacgaggaggaggatgatgaagaggaggaagaagaggaggaagaggaggaggaggaagatgacGAGGTAGACGAGGCGTATAACGGTCAATACGGCGGTCACTACACCGGTGAGTATAATGAGCAACACGCCGAACAGCACGCGGACGACGCGGAGGGACACaacgaagcggaagagggggacgacgacgacgatgatgaggaggaggaggagaaggaggccgagggggaaaatgacgAGGAGACCCAAACAGGTGACGCTTCAAAcgagggacaaaaaaaaagcagcggCGTAGCAACCCATGAAGgcgtaaagaaaaaaaataaaaaaatgaaggcaaaaaaaaggcacgcgaaaaaaacgaaacaaaaaattttttacattccaAAGAAGGTGAAGTTTGGACCAGTCATCGAACATAACGATATCAACGTAAATAAAATCGGCTTCTTTTCAAACATATTTTTGGATAAAGAAAATAGTGTGTACCTGTTGCCAACGTACTACAATGATCACCTGACTGCGGAAGATGAATATGAATTGCTTCAAATCGGAGGGGAGGGAGAGAAGGAAgacgtggggaaaaaaaaaaaaaaaaaaaacgcacaagaAGATAATGAAATGTATTCGAAGGATAACCATACGCAGATGGGAAATGTAATTGAAATTGAATATTCGCCAATCAGCCTCCCCCAGTTCAATCTGTATAACATCATCATCTTTAATGTAAATTAcgcgaaagaaaaatataaaattgcCGCGTACGATTTGGATAGCTTGGTCATACACTTTTGTGGGAATATTTCTCTGTGCCTCATCATATGTCTCCTTTGCCTCATCCTTTTGCTAATCGATCTGGTGGCTCTCGTTTTTGATTTGACCAGCTGGAATCGGCTGAATGGGCTGTATTCCTTCTCGTCGGATGCCCTCCATTTCAAGTTCCTCTTCAGCATGTTCATATTTCTTTATCTGAAGAATAAAAGCAACTGCAAAATTTTGATGGTCTTTTGCGTGGCGAAGATGGCCGTCTGCCTTTGGAAGCTGCTGGACCGTTACGACATCGAGTTTATGGAGGTCCACCCGTACGTGTGCATTACGAGCAGCACCGGGGGGGGCGCAGGGAGTGCAGGAAGTGCAAGAAGCGGTGTAGGCGGCGGGAGCGGCAATGACAACCCAGGCAACGGCGGCGGCAGTGGCAGCGGCAGTGGCGGCGGCGCGGGGACGCACAAAAGGCAGTCGCGGAGTGAGGTGGAGGACCTCGAacgatatataaaaatgaagatgccGAATGTGATGATCTGCACAGTAGTATCCACGTGTGCATACAATTTTATGTACACTCAGTACGACTCAGTATACGCCTTCATCATTCACTCCGTTGCTGTTTGCTCCTACATCTTTAACTTCCTCTTCATGTGCCCACAGATTGTCCGAAATTATCACACCAAAACGGTGGAGCGCGTGcccctgttttttttcttcttcctttttttatatgcgaTCATGGATGACCTGTTTGCGCTCGTGCTGCGCATGCCCCTCGTGCACAAGTGGAACGCGCTGGGCGACGACCTcgtgtttttcatttttttgctgcagTACTGCGTGTATAAGAAGGGGGACTCGCGGGTGGCTCCCGGCGAGGCGCCCGCCGCGCCCCCGGGCACCAAGGCGCAGCGCGAGTGCAAGAAGAGGAAGTGA
- a CDS encoding hypothetical protein, conserved (encoded by transcript PVX_092165A) → MEVPASGSQEPEKNAPIEVNNINRIILNTLCAEGLRKIKFVLHVLRELLQKKTNILHVYITNDIGHLSTESSRKKVFQTLQEGIELCENESDYDAVKTKIEEYINALSETNEILCQNSPADRNLKDNRNKIIEDGSLLLNIFLKMKRLNFASVVKELDAFKEEQNLLLNLQNVHDELVEYYQKERRKRMQRLEKIKNEFKDSLRAIQLKREQIATYDQVNKQREEEEKEKMRREIDEREHLKKHSEYILFLQDVARSKIKDYEERRRRKMRKNAAKKKKK, encoded by the exons ATGGAAGTGCCCGCGAGCGGCTCACAGGAGCCGGAGAAGAACGCGCCAATCGAAGTGAACAACATTAACAGGATCATCCTGAATACCCTGTGCGCGGAAGGActaaggaaaataaaattcgtCCTGCATGTGCTGAGGGAGCTGCtgcaaaagaaaacgaaCATTTTGCATGTGTACATCACCAACGATATTGGCCACCTGTCCACGGAGAGCAGCCGGAAGAAAGT CTTCCAAACCCTGCAGGAAGGAATCGAGCTGTGCGAAAACGAAAGCGACTACGACGCCGTAAAGACAAAAATCGAGGAGTACATCAACGCCCTCAGCGAGACGAACGAAATTCTGTGCCAGAATTCTCCCGCCGATAGGAACTTGAAG GACAACCGAAACAAAATAATCGAAGATGGCTCGCTGCTGCTGAATATATTCCTCAAGATGAAGAGGCTGAACTTCGCCTCCGTGGTGAAGGAGCTGGACGCCTTCAAGGAGGAGCAGAACCTGCTGCTGAAC CTGCAAAACGTGCACGACGAACTCGTCGAGTATTACCAAAAGGAGAGACGCAAAAGGATGCAGAggctggaaaaaataaaaaacgaatttaAAGACTCCCTTAGGGCAATTCAGCTGAAGCGGGAACAAATT GCCACCTACGACCAAGTGAACAAACAgcgggaggaagaagaaaaggagaaaatgcgCCGAGAGATCGACGAGCGGGAGCATTTGAAGAAGCACAGCGAGTACATCCTATTTTTGCAGGACGTAGCCCGGAGTAAGATTAAGGACTACGAAGAGAGGAGACGCaggaaaatgaggaaaaacgcagcgaagaaaaaaaaaaaatag
- a CDS encoding hypothetical protein, conserved (encoded by transcript PVX_092170A) — MKCFLCDSEVLPTLNTFIVLDTVIQMLKGSEGGRSKAKGGEKKKKKALYLTNRILMEAFPPNFNFILEFLNGQVNPHPGGEATQEGELCEVGEAAQPDEPDEPDEPDEPDEPHQGRNSFQQNTHWSIHTVKDVRRGTVERVTQFEPPMKEHLSLDRFKEVLKDIHVKYIEQGGDCGCGDGEVSEERSLTEALYHLNEQNEYYWVIVNLAFLFVKDKKKINLYAENLSLHYADGKTKQTCADSLKNTKEILFSPRSKNQFGRMLMERELYDVPFFKNILSLHFCYSFLVNFEEHVNYHRGAYKSVQRGAGRARFDDKGGGQLTGGGRSTYRAERADRADRNDRPSRACDGAHDRNDEPTGGSPTRDQPVDSTRTNRNPLEGHSVGRKRKVGEIEKGDCRSYADYGGHSSVSLRDGEGSTTDAPASDGSDGERHAHAGHLRNLSDVSGVLKDPPRREHRPTIGSTHAEDLLTPRKRKKKKGNKKKHLCTFDVAPKSDLYKKIYLNMMSLYCDCICLIS, encoded by the coding sequence ATGAAATGCTTCCTGTGCGACAGCGAGGTCCTCCCCACGCTGAACACATTCATCGTGCTAGACACAGTCATTCAAATGTTAAAAGGGagtgaaggggggaggagcaaagcgaaaggaggggagaagaaaaaaaaaaaggcgctcTACTTAACAAACAGAATTTTGATGGAGGCGTTCCCCCCGAATTTTAACTTCATTTTGGAATTCCTAAACGGGCAGGTGAATCCCcaccccgggggggaggccacaCAGGAGGGAGAGCTGTGCGAAGTGGGTGAAGCGGCACAACCAGATGAGCCAGATGAACCAGATGAACCAGATGAACCAGATGAACCCCATCAAGGGAGGAACTCCTTCCAGCAGAACACCCACTGGAGCATCCACACAGTAAAGGACGTTAGAAGGGGAACCGTCGAGAGGGTAACCCAGTTTGAACCCCCAATGAAGGAACATCTCAGCTTGGACAGATTTAAAGAGGTGCTAAAAGACATACACGTAAAGTACATCGAACAGGGGGGTGACTGCGGTTGCGGCGACGGCGAAGTCTCCGAGGAGAGGAGCCTCACCGAAGCTCTTTACCACCTGAATGAGCAAAACGAATACTACTGGGTGATCGTCAACTTGGCCTTCCTCTTCgtgaaagataaaaaaaaaataaacttatACGCTGAGAATCTGTCCCTACATTATGCGGATGGGAAGACGAAGCAGACATGTGCAGACAGCCTCAAGAACACGAAGGAGATCCTCTTCTCCCCTCGGAGCAAAAATCAATTTGGGAGGATGCTCATGGAGAGGGAGCTCTATGACGTCCCCTTCTTTAAGAACATCCTGAGTCTTCACTTCTGCTACTCCTTTTTGGTGAATTTTGAAGAACACGTAAACTACCATCGGGGGGCATATAAGAGTGTACAGCGTGGTGCCGGTAGGGCCCGCTTCGATGATAAAGGAGGGGGTCAACTcaccggggggggaagaagcacatACCGAGCTGAGCGAGCTGATCGAGCCGACCGAAATGACCGCCCTTCCCGCGCGTGTGACGGGGCCCACGATCGCAACGATGAACCAACGGGCGGATCGCCCACACGTGACCAACCCGTTGACTCCACGAGGACGAATCGAAACCCTTTGGAAGGCCATTCCgtggggaggaagcgaaaaGTGGGGGAGATCGAAAAGGGGGACTGTAGAAGCTATGCAGACTATGGGGGCCACTCCAGTGTGTCCCTTCGCGACGGGGAGGGAAGCACAACTGATGCGCCTGCGAGTGATGGGTCAGACGGGGAGAGGCACGCCCACGCGGGGCACCTGCGTAATTTATCCGACGTATCCGGCGTGCTTAAGGACCCCCCCCGACGCGAACACAGGCCCACGATCGGCAGCACACATGCTGAGGATCTGCTCACCccgaggaagaggaagaaaaaaaaaggaaacaaaaaaaaacacctgtGCACCTTTGACGTAGCCCCCAAATCGgatttgtataaaaaaatttacctcAACATGATGTCCTTGTACTGCGATTGCATCTGTTTAATCTCCTGA
- a CDS encoding hypothetical protein, conserved (encoded by transcript PVX_092175A) — protein MKHLATTHVGAANKLRSFAADRLFVAISTNYCSSIFDLIAKKKEQSEKRPKKGSCLQNGKASGDDDPPQGDVTKWRTHPNGVNIRISRAAKGEKLLQEGTPVTGEASSILDSHEKWEKGTLKELPNLEDIPMGEEPLHNNKGYLLKYIRQLQPNDSIKRYRLATKYVVKNVSRFHENELLFILKIFAKRKYKNLPLLQCTSEYFYWQCKMNKGSQRSISHYLHLCGLLNYVPTREYIKTYITLFNYCKGEERKDSSFLFFNLIEEEINERHKDLKHIILVLSFLHKGKIKNETFDVLLHMCCHYACHLSLRDTFLLLRVILTEESWRNNSDCIKDLHRNVERHFEKITQGDFTSYVKMLLHNHVPLEQTFFLFIRKFMHKHGEGLSPSAVLSILKLLKREKFKETTILKEALHVIRSNFFHYTYADVVYVVKMLTLLNHFEESFFSFLLEKFVPFGGALPIGGLVPTCGGRPSTCKAVHTGDDGERPSRGQPHWSAVGRAHLQKVEERDEWDERDERHLLVSPVHRFAQVPQKKGPIHELSHLPLHLHEQRVRMKLEVCNIVGGEEPVARDTQMGEVPFGVQYLEMYLSLFVYLGTCGQRASDALLRLSQLIRQCLIKGGGSGDGSSGSDGSGSANATQQANRFHINLLKRGEPRFVCLHDAIKEVKKGANFALFPLDRRTPVKQSAGQSCSPPQHKPQKKSKADVRQHSSAHHPAATPTGGNKSCLRFSYKESEKINLESLKKKKKKKTIHGGDRSQDKKDVSDWKYLNVEMFRKAKRLHLSGDQKGGGQTGERGCYETTGRGKRDSAVAKYFGDVHPAAIRLHNRRLFRRHFDELHPSERYTEKAPPKVRPKSGPKSGRDLRLTRYKQIRNLRNVCLRRYAQLFRGASDEALEGVEWGSKTGAASGEDGTCSPGKAYEQTYELPHEELCELPYEPPLDMLADGKLIHVDDALLVDYTRCENKGKVALRKHSRLVRKSNQLTRKEYAKSGDPVEEQNWGEDNPSGELVKWLYRYKNCLSLFPDGRKSEIHLLDGDIKQLGECMQKWYQQSVTKKERITEKERGKGKAQISLKHMALMTNVCSSLYHFDEALIDVILSQVTKVLRWFYTRQKWEEKKRMESQELQRCPSVRETYQCMCRFTNVWKFITVCLQINRFVQNVLSLDHRHGTVTKLVHLYGNPYTLLNLNHLTCVMNQVEGLSQQVERPSLMKRFLLQYLDISAVTNMYFFFCKNLFILVMSGWGNLMEDDLQLLLTFTYSMLTLQRDYARQWIAHSDGLGPSPFGGMARRGSIEDTTFLRCVNFFVVFVCAAYPGWGGKTRGASPRLGEGDWSVGRSERVGQSERSCEAVRGDVPPEAAHRVDMLAILALSLRYVKLFIRARDFPPPVRGKREDPTRMHLGRQTGMSTHTKARTNAQGQLLPALQFYYLLRRTVRKRNPTEINELTFPEVFPAFITKWLNQEGVKEMPMRELFPVGRLQRWSVERSPLSDSSTPSSHVDTTLCQHFFNFFFV, from the exons ATGAAACACCTCGCGACGACGCACGTAGGCGCCGCGAACAAGCTCCGTTCCTTCGCCGCGGACCGCCTGTTCGTTGCCATTTCGACGAACTACTGCAGCAGCATCTTCGACTTGATAGccaagaaaaaggagcagtCGGAGAAGAGGCCTAAAAAGGGGAGTTGcctgcaaaatgggaaagccAGTGGGGATGATgaccccccccagggggatGTCACCAAATGGAGGACACACCCAAACGGGGTGAATATACGCATCAGCAGAGcagcaaaaggagaaaaacttCTACAGGAAGGAACTCCAGTGACGGGGGAAGCATCCTCCATATTGGATAGCCacgaaaaatgggaaaaaggaacacttAAGGAGCTTCCCAATCTGGAGGACATCCCCATGGGAGAGGAACCCCTGCACAACAATAAGGGGTACCTGCTGAAGTACATAAGGCAGTTGCAACCAAATGACAGCATCAAGAGGTATAGACTTGCAACAAAATACGTGGTGAAAAATGTGAGCAGATTTCACGAAAATGAATTGCTcttcatattaaaaatatttgcaaagagaaaatacaaaaactTACCCCTCCTGCAGTGTACCAGTGAGTATTTCTACTGGCaatgcaaaatgaataaaggGTCCCAGAGGAGCATCTCCCACTACCTTCATTTATGTGGCCTACTAAATTATGTGCCAACGAGGGAGTACATAAAAACGTATATAACCCTGTTTAACTACTGTAAGGGGGAAGAGCGAAAGGATAGtagcttcctcttcttcaatCTAATCGAAGAGGAGATAAATGAACGCCACAAAGATTTGAAGCATATCATTTTGGTACTCTCCTTTTTACacaaagggaaaataaaaaatgaaacattcGATGTGTTGCTACACATGTGTTGCCACTACGCTTGTCATTTGTCCTTGAGGGAcaccttcctcctcctgagGGTTATCCTAACGGAGGAGAGCTGGAGGAACAATTCGGACTGCATAAAAGACCTGCACCGGAATGTAGAGAGGCACTTCGAAAAGATAACCCAGGGAGACTTTACCAGTTATGTGAAGATGCTTCTGCATAATCATGTCCCCTTAGAACAaacctttttccttttcattagGAAATTCATGCACAAGCATGGGGAGGGGTTATCCCCAAGTGCTGTTCTTTCCATCTTGAAGCTcctaaaaagggaaaaatttaaagagacaaccattttgaaggaaGCGCTGCATGTCATTCGAAGCAACTTCTTCCACTACACGTATGCGGATGTGGTGTACGTCGTTAAGATGCTCACCCTTTTAAACCACTTCGAggagtcttttttttctttcctcttggAGAAGTTTGTGCCATTTGGGGGTGCTCTACCGATTGGCGGTTTAGTTCCGACGTGTGGGGGCAGGCCCTCCACTTGCAAAGCGGTACACACAGGTGATGATGGGGAGCGGCCTTCCCGTGGGCAACCCCACTGGAGCGCAGTTGGACGGGCGCACCTCCAAAAGGTGGAAGAGCGGGATGAGTGGGATGAGCGGGATGAGCGGCACCTCCTGGTCAGCCCCGTCCACCGCTTTGCCCAAGTACCACAGAAGAAGGGACCCATCCATGAACTGTCCCACCTACCTCTCCATTTGCACGAACAGAGGGTCAGGATGAAGCTAGAAGTTTGCAACATAGttggaggggaagaacccgTAGCAAGAgacacacaaatgggggaagtcCCCTTCGGTGTGCAGTACCTGGAGATGTACCTCAGCCTGTTTGTCTACCTGGGGACCTGCGGGCAGAGGGCCTCCGACGCGCTGCTCCGCTTGTCCCAGCTGATTCGCCAGTGTCTGATTAAgggcggggggagcggcgatgGTAGCAGCGGTAGCGATGGAAGCGGTAGCGCCAATGCTACTCAGCAGGCCAACCGATTTCATATCAATCTGCTTAAGCGCGGCGAGCCCCGGTTCGTGTGCCTCCACGACGCCATTAAGGAAGTTAAGAAGGGGGCCAACTTTGCACTTTTTCCCCTTGACCGAAGAACCCCCGTCAAGCAGAGTGCAGGGCAAagttgctcccccccccagcacaagccccaaaaaaagagcaaagcAGATGTACGCCAACACAGTTCTGCGCACCACCCTGCCGCTACCCCCACTGGGGGGAACAAATCCTGTCTGAGATTCTCCTACAAGgagagtgaaaaaataaacttagaaagtttaaaaaaaaaaaaaaaaaaaaaaactatacaTGGAGGAGACAGAAGCCAGGACAAAAAGGACGTCTCCGATTGGAAGTACCTAAATGTAGAGATGTTTCGGAAGGCCAAACGGTTGCACCTTTCTGGGGATCAAAAGGGCGGTGGCCAGACGGGGGAAAGAGGTTGCTATGAGACGACAGGACGAGGGAAAAGGGACTCCGCCGTGGCGAAATATTTTGGAGACGTTCACCCTGCTGCTATTCGCCTTCACAACCGCAGGCTTTTCCGGAGGCACTTCGACG aGCTGCACCCAAGCGAGCGGTACACCGAGAAGGCCCCGCCTAAGGTGCGCCCGAAGAGCGGCCCGAAGAGCGGCCGGGACCTGCGCCTGACAAGGTACAAACAAATAAGAAACCTGCGCAATGTGTGTTTGAGGAGGTACGCCCAGTTGTTCAGAGGGGCGTCGGACGAGGCACTGGAGGGAGTAGAGTGGGGGAGCAAAACGGGGGCAGCCTCAGGGGAGGACGGCACGTGTTCACCCGGAAAGGCATATGAGCAGACGTACGAACTGCCACACGAAGAGCTATGCGAACTGCCGTATGAACCCCCCCTCGACATGCTGGCCGACGGCAAGCTTATCCACGTGGACGACGCCCTGCTCGTGGATTACACCCGGTGCGAAAATAAAGGGAAGGTGGCCCTGCGCAAGCACAGCCGCTTGGTGCGGAAGAGCAACCAGCTGACCCGTAAGGAGTACGCCAAGAGTGGTGACCCCGTAGAGGAGCAAAACTGGGGAGAAGACAACCCCTCTGGGGAGTTAGTCAAATGGCTGTACAGATATAAAAACTGTTTAAGTCTCTTCCCGGATGGGAGGAAGAGCGAAATTCACCTCCTCGATGGGGACATAAAGCAGCTGGGGGAGTGCATGCAGAAGTGGTACCAGCAGAGCGTaaccaaaaaggaaagaattacagagaaggagaggggaaagggaaaagccCAAATAAGTTTAAAGCACATGGCTCTGATGACCAACGTGTGTAGCAGTCTGTACCACTTTGATGAAGCCCTCATTGATGTGATTCTCTCCCAAGTGACGAAAGTGCTCCGTTGGTTCTACAcaaggcaaaaatgggaagaaaaaaaaagaatggaaTCCCAAGAGTTGCAAAGATGTCCCTCCGTGAGAGAGACCTACCAGTGTATGTGCCGCTTTACAAACGTGTGGAAATTCATAACAGTCTGTTTGCAAATCAATCGCTTCGTGCAGAACGTCCTGTCGTTGGACCACCGGCACGGAACAGTCACCAAGCTGGTGCATCTGTATGGGAATCCCTATACCCTGCTTAACTTAAATCACCTCACATGTGTAATGAACCAGGTGGAGGGGCTGTCACAACAAGTGGAGAGACCCTCCCTAATGAAAAGGTTCCTCCTGCAGTACCTAGACATTTCAGCCGTTACTAatatgtatttctttttttgcaaaaatttattcattctGGTGATGAGCGGTTGGGGCAATTTGATGGAGGACGActtgcagcttcttctcaCCTTCACCTACTCGATGCTGACCCTCCAGAGGGACTACGCCCGACAGTGGATTGCCCATTCGGATGGTTTGGGTCCCTCGCCGTTCGGGGGAATGGCTCGTCGGGGAAGCATCGAAGATACGACGTTTCTGCggtgtgtaaattttttcgtcGTGTTCGTTTGTGCGGCGTATCCcgggtggggggggaaaacgagGGGGGCATCCCCGCGGTTGGGAGAGGGCGACTGGAGCGTCGGTCGGAGTGAACGCGTCGGCCAGAGTGAACGAAGCTGCGAGGCAGTTCGAGGCGACGTCCCCCCCGAAGCTGCGCACCGCGTTGACATGCTCGCCATTTTGGCCCTCTCACTTAGGTATGTAAAGTTGTTCATCCGCGCGagggacttcccccccccggttAGAGGCAAACGTGAGGACCCCACGCGGATGCACCTGGGAAGGCAAACGGGCATGAGCACACACACGAAGGCGCGCACCAACGCGCAGGGTCAACTGCTCCCCGCGCTGCAATTTTACTACCTGCTCAGAAGGACCGTTCGGAAGAGAAACCCGACGGAGATAAACGAGCTGACGTTCCCCGAAGTTTTCCCCGCCTTCATCACTAAATGGCTAAACCAGGAGGGGGTAAAAGAAATGCCCATGCGCGAGCTCTTCCCCGTCGGCCGCCTGCAGCGTTGGTCAGTGGAACGCTCCCCGCTGAGCGACTCCTCCACGCCTAGCTCCCACGTCGATACAACGCTCTGCCAacatttcttcaatttttttttcgtttaa
- a CDS encoding hypothetical protein, conserved (encoded by transcript PVX_092180A) produces the protein MDGAYGMRTVLNSSRLEEEPKYTLNPADLPHSSMNANNMMNGAVLTNGYHTSDYVINRESYPPDMMPQFKIDQGGSAYNNTMPMNSIIHTDPNESINMQGMKTCLETTTGFDSYRNLMNYNNTQNTIQASQVPFHLDDYNSGADLMYMSHPHTGDNFSPDYLNNLRSTETDPMTYGNNFNIPNGQFNSMLGENNNYNSLPYSMPIFENMNNPQMYMQQMNSKQALSGPTQKMDHTCSIRKMPAVSKRKIKPKKFFPCC, from the coding sequence ATGGACGGGGCGTACGGAATGAGAACCGTCTTGAATTCCTCCCGACTTGAGGAGGAGCCAAAATACACCCTGAACCCAGCGGACCTCCCGCACAGCAGCATGAACGCAAACAACATGATGAACGGAGCCGTGCTGACCAATGGCTACCACACCAGTGACTACGTAATTAACAGAGAGAGCTACCCACCTGACATGATGCCTCAATTTAAAATAGACCAGGGCGGAAGCGCATACAACAATACAATGCCAATGAACAGCATCATACATACAGACCCAAATGAGTCTATAAACATGCAAGGAATGAAGACGTGTCTGGAAACGACCACCGGATTTGATAGTTACAGAAACTTAATGAATTATAACAACACACAAAATACAATTCAAGCTAGCCAAGTACCATTCCATTTGGACGATTATAATTCTGGGGCAGACCTGATGTACATGAGTCATCCACACACAGGTGATAACTTCTCCCCTGATTACCTGAACAACTTGCGATCGACAGAAACGGACCCCATGACGTATGGGAACAACTTTAACATCCCCAATGGGCAGTTCAACAGCATGTTGGGGGAAAATAACAATTATAATAGCTTGCCTTACTCtatgcccatttttgaaaatatgaataaccCTCAGATGTACATGCAGCAGATGAATTCCAAGCAGGCCCTCTCTGGACCCACGCAGAAGATGGACCATACTTGCAGCATTAGGAAGATGCCTGCCGTTAGCAAGAGGAAGATTAAGCCGAAGAAGTTCTTCCCCTGTTGTTAG